From the Cyanobium sp. M30B3 genome, the window AAGATCTGCTCGCGGCTGCTGCGTGCGCTGGGTTCGTTCTGGATGATCTGGGCCAGATTCGGGCAGAGCAGCAGGGCAAGGGTGCGATAGATCAGGTCGTCAATGTTGAGTAGATCGAGGTCGCCGCTGTCGCGCAGATCGTGTTGATCAAGCAGGCGAAACGATTGCTTCAGAACAGCGATGAGTTGCTGGCTGCGCTTGTCTTTGGTGTGAATCCCCCGGCAGAAATCAAGCTGGCTGGTGAAACGGCGCTCCGAAATGCCGATGCCGGCAATGGCTGCAGCTGTTTTTTTGAGGCGCTGTAGATCAATGTCAAAGACGACCCCATTAAAGTGGTCTCTGATGGTGTACTTGTATTCTCTTCCTGGGCAGAAGAAGAAAGGGCGATCTTGGCGGATGGGCAGCTTCTGACCTTCGCATTCATAATCGACTCCGCCACTGAGAATCAGATTGACCGATCCGATTCCCTCGCGGGCACCGATCGTTCCCTGGATCGGCGTGGTGAAGCCGCCGGAAAGCAGCAGGTCGCCAGCCTTGCAGGTGCTGGTGCGATGCATGAAACTGGATTCGTATCCCTGGCGGGGGCCGAAATCGAGAACGGCATAGTGCTGAGCAAGGCGTTCGGCCAGGGCCTGGGGGTCCTGGTCCACATGGGCAATCTGATTGTTGAACGGCAACCGGGGGAGTGGGCTCTGGGCGAGCACGTTTTGAGTCAGCATCTCATGGCCTCTGCTGCGTAGGTCAACTGCGGTGTTTAACTGCGGCGGTTAACTGAGTTGGTCAACTGTGTTGCTTAACTGAGTTGTTTGTTGATGCGAAGACTTTCGGACTTGGCAGTCGTCGATCTCTGTTGGAATTGTCAGTTGGAGATGTCAGAGACAACAGCACCAGTTGTGAAAGCCGTCATTGATCCGAATTTTGGAATCCGATTTTAGCAGTTGTGCTGATCTCCCGACCTGAGCAAAACGACTCACCCCGTCCATGGCCCATGGTTCATGGCCATCATGTGTCCCCTGAACGTGATGTCTGGAACCAGGCATCCGGGTTGGGCGGGATGGGGCCTGGAGGGGGAGGCGGCGGATGTTTGCGTGAAGTATCAATTTGTTCGCGATCTTCGATTGATTTGTTGCGAAGTGTTCCCTCCTGTGCGCGTTGGTTTGTGGATTGCAACACTGCCTGGGCCGACTCGTCCGCTCTCGCCTCGTCGTCAGCGCCCCCCTCTCGATGGTTGCCTCTGAGCATCTGGTCTCGTCCCTGGCCCTTGGGCTCCGTCCGGCCCTTGAAGGTCTGTCGGTGATCACGGTGGCCCTCGGGGTGCTGGGCAGTCTGCGGCTGATGGGGCGGCGCCGCTCCCTTGAAGCCATTCGCCTGCATCTGGGCCGCTGGCTGTCGATGGCCCTGGAATTCCAGCTGGCCGCCGATATCGTAGCCACCACGGTGAGCCCCAATGGCGAGGCGTTGATTCAGCTGGCTGCCGTGGCGCTGATCCGCAGCTTCCTCAATGTGTTCCTGGCCCGTGAGATCGCCCAGGAGCGGGCTGAGGAGGCCCGGGCCGCAGGGGGCGACTCGGCTGCTCAACTTGCCTTTCCCCGGTTGTGAATCTCACCAACGAACTGGCCCGCCAGCGCAACCGCGATGCCGCGGAGCGCACCCTGATGGCCTGGATCCGCACCTGTCTGTCCTTGATCAGCTTCGGATTCGGTCTCGACAAGATCGTGGCTGCCATTGACCGGGCCACGGGTGATCCAGGGCCCAGGCCGGGGGTGATCGCAGTAGCACTCTCCTTTGTGTTCACCGGCATCCTGGCGATGGCTGCCGCCACCGTTCAGCACACCCGGGAGCTCAAGCGGCTCAGCCGGGCTGACTATGTGTATGCGGAATCCACTCGGATCGCCGCGGCCACAGCCACGCTGATCACGCTGATCGGGCTGATGGCCATGGGAATTCTGCTGTCGAACTGGCTGTGATGACGATTCAAAGCGTGGTGGCCCTGCTGGTGCCGCTCACCCTGTTCACGGTGATGCTGGCCCTCGGGGTGGGCCTGCCCCTGCAGGCCTTTCGCCAGTGGCGCCAGACCTGGCCCCTGGTGATGCGGCTTGAGCTGGCCACCTGTCTGCTGGTGCCGCTGGTGGCCTGGCTGCTGCTGCTCATCCCCCCGGCTGGCCAGCTCTCCCAGGAGGTGCGCATGGCCATTGCCCTGATGGCGGCCTGTCCGAGCGCGCCGCTGATTCTGCGCAAGGCCGGCAAGACGGGCGGCGATGCCTCCCTGGCCGGTTTGCTCCAGGTGGGGGCGGCCCTGCTGGCGATCATCACCGTGCCCCTGCTGGCCCAGGCCGCTGAGCCCGTTTTCGGCGTGGCTGGCTGGGATGTGCTGCCCAGGCAGGTGGCCAGGCAGGTGGCCACCGTGCAATTGCTGCCGCTGCTGGTGGGTCTGTGGTTGCGCCGGTCCTGGCCCGAGCACATCCGCCGGCTCCAGGGCATGCTCGACCGACTGGCCAATGGGCTGCTGCTGGTGCTCTTCGGGGCCATCCTGATCCGCATCGCCCCGCTCCTGCTGGCCTTTGCCCAGGCCAATGGGATCGGCCTGCTCTGGATGGCCCTGGTGGTGCTGGCGAGCCTTGGCCTGGGCTATGGCCTCGGTGGTTCGGCCGGGGATCGGAAACTCACCGCCGCCCTGGTCACCTCCATGCGCAACCCGGGGCTGGCGCTGTTGCTGGCCAACACCTATGCACCCCAGGTGCCTGGCCTGAAAATAGGTATTCTCACTTATCTGCTGATCACCGTGCTGCTGTCGATCCCCCTGATTCGTCGTCGCCGTTTTGAGCTGGGCGCGTCATTCGGCAAAAGACGCAGATTCAGATCGCAACTGCCGCCCGGATTCAGTGGCCGGGCTCCGTTCCGCGCCCCACACTGAAGGCTGATTGTCTTCTTCAGTCACCCATGCCAAACGGCAAGCCCAACATCCTGATCCTCTGGGGCGATGACATCGGCCAGAGCAATCTGAGCTGCTACAGCCACGGGCTGATGGGGTACCAGACCCCCAACATCGACCGGGTGGCCAACGAAGGCGCCAAGTTCATCCACTACTACGCCGAGCAGAGCTGCACCGCCGGCCGCGCCGCCTTCATCTCCGGCCAGAGCGTGTACCGCACCGGCCTCTCCAAGGTGGGTTTGCCCGGCGCCGAGCTGGGCTTCCGCGCGGAGGATCCCACCATCGCCGAGCTGCTCAAGCCCCAGGGCTACCGCACCGGTCAGTTCGGCAAAAACCACTTCGGCGACCGTGACGAGCATCTGCCGACGATGCACGGCTTTGACGAGTTCTTCGGCAACCTCTACCACCTCAATGCCGAAGAGGAGCCCGAGCTGCGCGATTACCCCAAGGAGGACGATCCGGAGTTCCCCAACTTCCGCAAGCGTTTTGCCCCCCGGGGCGTGCTGCACTGCTGGGCCAACGGCGACGGCACCCAGCGGATCGAGAGCACCGGCCCGCTCACCCGCAAGCGGATGGAAACCGCCGACGACGAATTCATGGCGGAGGCCAAGCGCTTCATCCGCGATGCCGTTGCTTCCGGTGAGCCCTTCTTCGTGTGGTTCAACACCACCCACATGCACTTCCGCACCTATGCCCGTCCCCAGGACATCGGCCGGTCAGGTCGTTGGCAGTCGGAATACCACGACGTGATGATCTATCACGACGAGTGCATCGGTGAGATGCTCAACCTGCTCGATGAGCTGGGCATCACCGACGACACGATCGTGATGTATGGCACCGACAACGGGCCCCACATGAACAGCTGGCCCGATGCCGGCATGACCCCCTTCCGCAGCGAGAAGAACACCAACTGGGAAGGGGCCTTCCGCGTGCCGGCCCTGGTGCGCTGGCCCGGCAAGATCGCCGCTGGCACCAACATCACCGGGATCTGCAGTCACCTCGACTGGCTGCCCACCCTGTTGGCCGCCGCAGGCGAACCGGAGATCAAGGAGAAGCTGCTCACGGGCTACCAGGTGGGCAACAAAACCTTCAAGATCCACCTGGATGGCTACAACATGCTCGACTACTGGACGGGCAAGGCCGACAAGAGTCCCCGCAAGGAGTTCTTCTATTTCTCCGACGACGGTGACCTGGTGGGTCTGCGTTACGACAACTGGAAGTTCGTGTTCAAGGAGCAGCGCTGCCCAGGCACCTGCCAGATCTGGGCCGAGCCGTTCGTGGAGCTGCGGGTGCCCAAGATCTTCAACCTGCTCACCGACCCCTATGAGCGGGCCGACATCACCTCCAACACCTACTGGGACTGGATGTTCGATCACATCTTCATGCTCGTTCCCGCCCAGACCTTCGTGGCCGATTTCCTCAAGACCTTTGTGGAGTATCCGCCACGGCAGAAGGCCTCCAGCTTCTCGTTGGAGCGGGTGATGGAGAAACTGGAGCAGGCGGCCAGCGGCGCGGCCTGATCCAGCAGATCCACCGTTTTCCAGGTGGGTGGGAACCAACCAGCGTCAGGGGCCCGCTTCGGCGGGCCTTTTCATGGGCACTGCGCCGCTCCTGCCACACCATCGGCCTGAAGATGGTCACCTCGCTGTGTGAGCTGCCGCATGTCCCCACGCCCCAGTCCCCTGCCCGTCCGTCCCCCCGGACGGCCCCCCGCGCCCGGGATGGTGTGGATTCCGGCGGGCAGGTTTGTGATGGGCTCCGATGACCACTACCCCGAAGAAGCCCCTGCCCATCCGGTGGATGTGGCGGGCTTCTGGATGGACCGCGCCCCGGTGACCAACGCCCAGTTCCTGAAGTTCGTGAAGGCCACTGGCCATCGCACCCTCGCCGAGCGGCCCGCGGATCCGCAGCTGTACCCGGCTGCCAGTGCCGCGCAACGCCAGCCCGCCTCCATCGTGTTCGTGCCGCCGCCGGGGCCGGTGCCGCAGGCCAGCCATTACCGCTGGTGGCACTACATCCCGGGAGCCGACTGGCGCCATCCGGAAGGGCCCGGCAGCTCGATCAAGGGCCGGGACCAGCACCCCGTTGTGCATGTCGCCCATGCCGATGCCCAGGCCTATGCGGACTGGGCTGGCAAGCTGCTCCCCTCGGAGGTGGAGTGGGAGCGGGCCGCCTGGGGCGGTCGCGAGGGCTGCGAATACGCCTGGGGTGATGACCTGCACCCGGGTGGTGTGCCAGTGGCGAACACCTTCCAGGGGGACTTCCCGCACCACAACAGCCGCCTCGATGGCTACGAGCGCACCTCGCCGGTGGGCAGCTACCCGGCCAATGGCTATGGCCTGGCCGACATGATCGGCAACGTGTGGGAATGGACCGACACCTGGTACGGGCCCCACGAACCGACTGTGACGGGCTGTTGTGCTGCTGAGATCTCAAGGGAGCCAGCGCCGGAGGCCCTGAGGGAGGCCCTGAGCATCGACCCCAGCTCCCAGCATGGCGCCGTGCCTCGCAAGGTGGTGAAAGGGGGCTCCTTTCTCTGTGCCCCCAGTTATTGCCGGCGCTATCGGCCCGCGGCGCGAATGGCCCAGGGCATCGATACCTCCACCTGCCACATGGGCTTTCGCTGCGTGGTGCGTCAGAGCTGACGGCGGTCGAGGGCCTCGGCCAGGCGGGTGGCTGCCGAGGCGAGCTGGGCCTGGGGATCGGGAGGGGCGATGGCCTCTTCGCTGCGGCGCATCGCTTCGATCGCCCGCACGATCAGGAACACCACGAAGGCGATCACCAGGAAGTTGATCAGGGCCACGATCACGCTGCCGGCGGGCCAGTCGGCAATGGAGTCCACATTGGCTGCCTTGAGGGCGGGCTCCAGGAGGTTGCCCATCACGAGGCTCACCACGGCATCCACCACCTTGCCGAAGGCGCCGCCGATCACCACCGCCACAGCGAGGTCAACCACATTGCCTTTGTTGACGAAGTCCTTGAAGTCGGACAGCAGGGAAGAACGGGATCGGGTCATGCTGGGAAAAGGGGTGTTGGCTGTTTGTGCTGGGTGGAAGTGGTGGCGTGAACCGTGCTGTCCCGCGCCCGATGATGATCGAGGCCGCTGGAGTTAAACGGTTGCGTTGGTCAGTCTGTAGTTGAGCTGTCCGAATGGGGCTGGCCGGATTCGATCGGTCAAATCGGTGGAGGGATCGACGAACAATCCGCCTGCGAATGCTAGATGACGAGGGAGTGATTGTCTATTGAACTCAGTGGATCTCATGGCTGTCCGCCTCTCCGCGCGATGGGGCCTGCGCTGAGAGCTTGTCGCTGCCGCCACCGGGGCGGGCGGCAGCCCCTCGATCAGAAGAAGAACTTCAGCCCCAGTTCGATGCCGTTCTGATCACTGCTGAAGCCACTGGATGGCGTGCGGTCATTCTCGTAACGCAGGCCCAGAAAGCGCCAGGAGAGGTTGATGTCGGTGTTGTTGCCCACCGCATAGCCCAGGCCCACCTGGGCGTTGCCCGAGAGGTCCTTCTCGCCGCTGATGCCGAAGCCGCCGATGTCGCCGCGGGCGAACACACGCAGCTTCGGGGCCACGAACACACTGGCCTGCAGGCCGAGCAGGGGTTGGGCCCAGGTGCGTCCGAAGTTGCCCTGGCGTTCGAACACCAGGCCCAGGGGGCCGTTCCCCCGGATCTGGGCATCCACATCCAGCTGGGCGTCGATCACCCGCACGCCCGCATAGGGAATGATGCTGAAGCTGCCCGGTGCCGCCACGGCGGCCTCAGGGTCGCCGAACCGGTAACGCACGGCCAGGTCGTAGATGCCCTGGGTGCTGGCGACGCTGGCCTTGCCGGTGAAGCGCCCGCCCGGGGCGGTGCGGGCGGCATCGGAGCCCAGGCGCACATAGCTCAGATCGGTGAGCAGGCCCCAGCGATCCCGTTCCACGCTGCCCCGCAGCGCGGAGATCCACTTCAGGCTGGAGAGGATGTCGCCGAGGTCCAGGTCGGTGTCGGCCTCAAAGCCGCGGATGGTGGTGGTACCCGTGGCCCGCAGGGGCGCAAATCCATAGAGCTCCACCGTGCCGCGCCATGGCGTGCTGTCGGCTTCCGCCTCCTGGCCAGGCTCGGGGGCGGCAGGCTCAGGGGTGGCAGGCTCGGGGGCGGCAGTGTCGGGGGATGGCACTTGGCTGTCGATCGCCTCACCCGCCTGCGCCAGGGGCGGCAGCAGCAGGCTGGCCAGCAACAGCAGGGGTGCGCTGGTGCGACGCAGCGTTGCGGAGAGGGCCGATGTCATGGAGTGGCTGGTGGGTTGAATGGGCTTGTGGGTGGGGTGGGCTTGAGGGCTGGTTGGCTCAGGGACGGGGGAACAGCAGCTGGATCTGGGCCCGGATCGTCACATCGCCGAACAGGTCAGGTTTCGCCACATTGGCGTAGGCCTGCAGAGAGGCATTCACCGGCTGGCTGCCAACCCGGAACACCCGACCGAACCCACCGCCGATCGGCACCAGCCAGCGATCTGAGCTGGCCTGCCAATTGGCCGTGATGATCGGTGAGCTCACCAGATACCAGCCATTCGGCAGGTTGTAGTTCACAAAGGGCTGCACGAGGAACTGGCTCAGCGAGCGGCGATTCGAATC encodes:
- a CDS encoding formylglycine-generating enzyme family protein, with translation MVWIPAGRFVMGSDDHYPEEAPAHPVDVAGFWMDRAPVTNAQFLKFVKATGHRTLAERPADPQLYPAASAAQRQPASIVFVPPPGPVPQASHYRWWHYIPGADWRHPEGPGSSIKGRDQHPVVHVAHADAQAYADWAGKLLPSEVEWERAAWGGREGCEYAWGDDLHPGGVPVANTFQGDFPHHNSRLDGYERTSPVGSYPANGYGLADMIGNVWEWTDTWYGPHEPTVTGCCAAEISREPAPEALREALSIDPSSQHGAVPRKVVKGGSFLCAPSYCRRYRPAARMAQGIDTSTCHMGFRCVVRQS
- a CDS encoding DUF1622 domain-containing protein, with the translated sequence MVASEHLVSSLALGLRPALEGLSVITVALGVLGSLRLMGRRRSLEAIRLHLGRWLSMALEFQLAADIVATTVSPNGEALIQLAAVALIRSFLNVFLAREIAQERAEEARAAGGDSAAQLAFPRL
- the mscL gene encoding large conductance mechanosensitive channel protein MscL, with amino-acid sequence MTRSRSSLLSDFKDFVNKGNVVDLAVAVVIGGAFGKVVDAVVSLVMGNLLEPALKAANVDSIADWPAGSVIVALINFLVIAFVVFLIVRAIEAMRRSEEAIAPPDPQAQLASAATRLAEALDRRQL
- a CDS encoding bile acid:sodium symporter encodes the protein MALLVPLTLFTVMLALGVGLPLQAFRQWRQTWPLVMRLELATCLLVPLVAWLLLLIPPAGQLSQEVRMAIALMAACPSAPLILRKAGKTGGDASLAGLLQVGAALLAIITVPLLAQAAEPVFGVAGWDVLPRQVARQVATVQLLPLLVGLWLRRSWPEHIRRLQGMLDRLANGLLLVLFGAILIRIAPLLLAFAQANGIGLLWMALVVLASLGLGYGLGGSAGDRKLTAALVTSMRNPGLALLLANTYAPQVPGLKIGILTYLLITVLLSIPLIRRRRFELGASFGKRRRFRSQLPPGFSGRAPFRAPH
- a CDS encoding arylsulfatase, which gives rise to MPNGKPNILILWGDDIGQSNLSCYSHGLMGYQTPNIDRVANEGAKFIHYYAEQSCTAGRAAFISGQSVYRTGLSKVGLPGAELGFRAEDPTIAELLKPQGYRTGQFGKNHFGDRDEHLPTMHGFDEFFGNLYHLNAEEEPELRDYPKEDDPEFPNFRKRFAPRGVLHCWANGDGTQRIESTGPLTRKRMETADDEFMAEAKRFIRDAVASGEPFFVWFNTTHMHFRTYARPQDIGRSGRWQSEYHDVMIYHDECIGEMLNLLDELGITDDTIVMYGTDNGPHMNSWPDAGMTPFRSEKNTNWEGAFRVPALVRWPGKIAAGTNITGICSHLDWLPTLLAAAGEPEIKEKLLTGYQVGNKTFKIHLDGYNMLDYWTGKADKSPRKEFFYFSDDGDLVGLRYDNWKFVFKEQRCPGTCQIWAEPFVELRVPKIFNLLTDPYERADITSNTYWDWMFDHIFMLVPAQTFVADFLKTFVEYPPRQKASSFSLERVMEKLEQAASGAA
- a CDS encoding helix-turn-helix transcriptional regulator, with translation MLTQNVLAQSPLPRLPFNNQIAHVDQDPQALAERLAQHYAVLDFGPRQGYESSFMHRTSTCKAGDLLLSGGFTTPIQGTIGAREGIGSVNLILSGGVDYECEGQKLPIRQDRPFFFCPGREYKYTIRDHFNGVVFDIDLQRLKKTAAAIAGIGISERRFTSQLDFCRGIHTKDKRSQQLIAVLKQSFRLLDQHDLRDSGDLDLLNIDDLIYRTLALLLCPNLAQIIQNEPSARSSREQIFDDLLEWSRANLHTPIKLSQLEERSGYSRRNLQLAFQQRFGCGPIQWVRQQRLEQARQDLLNPSPGDSVAGIAKRYGFSSLAVFSRDFRGHYGLPPSQLLREGKRHQLGG
- a CDS encoding DUF202 domain-containing protein; amino-acid sequence: MNLTNELARQRNRDAAERTLMAWIRTCLSLISFGFGLDKIVAAIDRATGDPGPRPGVIAVALSFVFTGILAMAAATVQHTRELKRLSRADYVYAESTRIAAATATLITLIGLMAMGILLSNWL